The Triticum urartu cultivar G1812 chromosome 5, Tu2.1, whole genome shotgun sequence genome contains the following window.
CAAGCTGCCTTTGCCGGGACGCCTCCTTCATGTCAATCTccctcctcttggccgcctcctccatctCAAGCTTCTTCCTTTGAAGCTCTAGGTATTGCTTCATTGCTCGTCCTTGCTTTGCCGCTTCTTCTCGTCCCTCACATCCTTTTGAGACATCATGCCATGCAAAGTCTCATGCAAGGCCATGGATGAGGCATCACGTATGTCATCCACCTTGGAGTTGGTCTTGCCTCTCGGCCTCTTCAACGCCTCGCCATCTCCACCTCCGGCGAACTTGGCCGTcttcttgcctctcttcctttgGAGTTCACAGTATTGATCCTTGAACTTAGGGCAATTGTTGATGATTGTCCAACAATGCGTAAGAGTGAATGGCTTGTCATTGTGCCAGGCCTTGAATGCTTCCAAAGATTGAAATGCCTACACCACATGATCAACAACAATTGAACGTGCAAACATATACAAGGCCGAAGTCTCATGGCCGTAGCAAGGAAAGGACTAGGATAAGGAGATCATACCATGTCCCCAACGCCGAGACCACTCACAGGCTATGCTTCAACGCTCTCAAATGCGGCGCAATACTTGTTATACTCTTGATGATGAACAACCACCTCTTTTGAATCGAGGTGATGCCACGGTTGCTTGTAATTTGATAGGGCTCAAACATCTTCCTTTCATGAAATGTTTTGTGGACTCTCGTCCCAAAAACAAGGCCCTTTTGTTGCACGTCAGTCTTCGGATCTTGGCTAATCTCCATCCAACATTGGCAAATCAACTTGTCCTCATCTTGTATATATGAACCCGTGCGAATGCTCTTCCTCCTCTTTTGTGCTTCCACTCTTTGGGTGAGCTCGTCGATGAACAATGGCTCGCCACCAATATCAATGTCATtgacttcttcttcatcaccatcTCCTTCGCAATAGATGTCATCGTCTTCATGCCACGAGTCACCATGGTCGTAGTCAGCACGGTCGTCGGCCTCTTCATCGGCAATGTACTGGGCACGACCATCCTGACTTTGGGTCTCGTCGGGGTCGTAGGCACGGCCATGCCCACCCTCGAAGATCACATCCTCCATGAACTGGTTGTAGAAGGGGTCGTCGACCGGTGGCATTGGTGTTGGCATTCCGTCGAACAAGACGCGGGGGGCGGCATGGTGCCCGTAAACGGTGGCAGTGCATGCTTTCTTTGCATCTCGACGGACGGCGGCCGACTGCCACTACTGGACCCAGGCGTGACGTTTAGGTCGATGACGACCGAGGGGCGCGGGGTGGACGGCGCGATCACACCAACATCCGGGGACCCCGAGAAACGGCGACTGGCAGTGCGGAGGCCGGGCGACCGATGAGCCTGTGCTCGCTGGGCCGACGGCCGCTGCAGGGAAACCGGCCGGACGACACATGCCAAGCATGAGGAGGGCGTGCTCTTTGTTGACGATGTCCTCCTTCTCGTCGACCGCGGCCTTGCGCCGCGCGGCCTCCATCGCATCGCGCTCGGCGGCAAACTTGGCCGCGGCGGCATTGACCTTGACGACCGCCCTCCAGCTCCTCCTCTTCGCCGCTTCCGCATCCAacttggcgatctcctccggcgTGCACTCCGCACGCGGCTTCCTTGGCGCCTTGGCCACCTTCTTCTTCACCTTTCTGGGTGGGTCGACGGCCAAGCCGCCGGAATTCGGCTGGGCGTCGGCCAtggacgggggggggggggggggggggggggggacgtgGGAGGGTTTGGGGAAAATGGCGCCAAATGGGGCGTGGGGGGTTTTGCTTTGTGCCACCGACAGGCGGGCCGGGGAAGGACAAGCGCGTGCGTCCCGCCCGTCCGCGCGttgtccgtttcaccccaaaatTGGTGCAAACTTGGGCCGAGGATGGGTTGAAAGCGGACAGAAAACGGACAACAGTCCGTTTGCTCCCGCACGTTGGGCCGCCTCGTTTGTCCCTTTTACTCCAAACGGACGGGACCGGACAGGATGGGGTCGCGCGATGGAGTTGCCCTAACCAACCCCACTCCACTCCTACTCCCCGGATGAACTCCAACAAAGAAAAAATCGACACAGGAGCAAAAGCCCTAGGCCGCTCAAAGGTGCAACCAAGCATTCCAACGTTCCCCTACTAGGGATCTCTTAAATTGGATACCAAGCGGTATTGAGTTTAATACTGCGGCAATATAATCCTCCTTATGTTACGCAATATTATATAAGGAGGAATATTGCAAAGTCAAAGACGTCTCTTCTAGCCATGTATCCTCTAAAATCTAGTAGTGACATCATTACCAACTAGGAACTTCACCCTTTGAAAGAAAGACAAAACTTATATATAGACTAAAAAAAGATCAGAGGGAGGGAGTAGCTACCAATGAGTTCCAGCAAGTTTTTTTTCGAGAGTACGCCTAGGCGTACCATAGCTTTATAGAAGGCAGAAATGAAATtacaagaagctaccactcgttGCGAACAACGAGCGTAGCACACACCACACCACTCACGACCAAGATTACAAGCGGACAACACCGCAAAGCAAGCTACAACACAGAAGAGCCTATCCTCAGCTGACACACACACCGCGTCTCGACCGACGCCGGATACCTCCGAAGACCACCACTTTCCATAGAACATCGCTTGTCGACGCACCATCCACTCTGAGCGCCTAAGAGGAAGTGGCAACTGGAAAGCGGGACTTGCTCCAATCTAAGAGAAGCACCTTCTTGAAGACACCAGCGATGAGCGTACATAGCGCCGCAAAGAATCAACAGAGGACAGCGGCGAACACCGGAGGAGAGCAATAAGGACCCGACCATGTCTCCACACACAAAGCTCCCAACAGAGATACGACGTCGAGGACGCCGCCAATGTGCCGATCCAACATCGAATCGAGGCTTTCGCCCGGAGACAGCCACCAACTCCAAGTGAGCGAGGGGCATGGCGCACACACCTCGgcggcgccttcaagaaggaaatGACACCCACAGGTGCCATCGCCGCCGGCCCGGCATAAGCCAAGCAGGATTTTCATCCGCGCAAACGCACATCACCACGCCTCCTGGAAATGGGCTACGCCGTCCAATTTGCCTCGCACCGCCGCCACCGCAACTCTAAGTCGAAGTAGCCGCAAAGCTGAGGACCGTCGACCGGCTGCATGACCAAGAAGAACCCGGCCACCGCACCAACTCCCAGCCTGAACAAGAGACTGCAGCCACCCCCACCTCCGGCAGGGTCCATGACCGTCCGCAACTGCCTACGCCCACTCCAAAGGCTGGCCTTGCGACGGACCCGCTCCTCCGCGAAGAACCAAGCCGCGCCACCGAGAGAGCCCCGCCACTCACCACACCGCGCAGAGGAGGCCGGCCACTCGCTGCTCGCCAAGACTCCATCTTGGCCGAGCCATCGCAGCGCCGCCACCACCAGCCTGGCCGTGGGTTTGCTCCGCTGCCTCCAGATGACGCCGCCACCGCCCAAGCACACCACCACACTGCTGCCAGCTCTGTCCAAGCCCGCTGCCCTGCCAGACTCCATGTTGCGCATCCGCCGCCATCCTCCTCCACCAGCAGCCGCAGATCTGGCCAAGACGAGTCCCGCCACGAGAGAAACGCCGCGCCGCCACCGGCACGCGCGCTCCGCCACGACGACGCGCCTCCACCGGCCAGCGGTTGCGCTGCCCCACGCCACCACCGCCAGCAGCGCCATCCGACACGCCGGCCTCCGGGATCCGCCGTCTTGAGCGAAGAAGAGGCCTCCCGCGGCCCCCGCTCCAGCCAAGGGCGAAGGAGATCCCGCCGCCACCGGCACCACCCGCCGGCGGCGGCAGGGGGAGAGGGAGCGGGTGGGGGTAGGTTATGGCGGCTAGGTTTGGGGCGCCCGGGTCGCCCGCGGGGGAGCGAGGCGGGGCCAAGAGTTCTTGGGGCCGAGTTCCAGCAAGTTATCTTGCACTCGTGGATGAAACACCTCCAAGTTATCCTTTGAAACTCTGAATACTGCCTCTCGAGTCTCGAGTGACACGCGTCAACCTAGTCAAGCACTTTGACTTGGTTCGCCGTCACCTGCGCTCACCAATCCCACTCCGCTCCAGTCCATTCCTCTCCCCGGACGAACTCCACCAAAGAAAAAATCGGCACAGGAGCGAAGCCCTAGGCCGCTCTCCCCTGCTCCGCGTCCATGGCGACGGACGCCTCCCCCCCTCCGCCGCGCAAGAGCCCGGGGCCTCAGCCGGCGGCGGACCCCCCTGAAGGCGCCTCGCCGCTGCCGGCGGGGTACATCTTCATGTGCAGCGGCGAGACCAGGCCCGAGTGCTTCAGGTACAGGGTGCTGGGCCTGCCGCGGGGGAGGCTGGACGCCGTCTCCCGGATCAGGCGCGGCGCCGCGCTCTTCCTATACGACTTCCACGCCAAGCACCTCTACGGGCCCTACCGCGCCGACTCCGACGGCGGCCTCGCCCTCGAGCCCGCCGCCTTCCAGGGCCGCTACCCTGCCCAGGTACcgcccccgtccccgtccccTGGCGATTCGTGCTCATAAGGTCTGGAGTTTGGTATTAGTGGGTGGAGTATGCTGGGAATCATGGTTCATTGTGCGCGTATGAATCTTTCCACCCTAAAGAAAGAATGGAGCTTGAGGATTTACGGCTCCATGTGTCACTGAAATGTGGGTCCTGGTGCCACATTTCAGTGGCAAATCACCAGGTCCCCCTTTTTTAGACAGGATATTAAAGAAAGAGAAGAGTTTTCACTTTTCACCAAGTAATTAAGCCACTATCACAAGTTTACGATGCGATGATTGATGAAAAGTTGGGAGTCAACTCAAGGACTGATGCTTGTAGCATACAGGGAGAACCTGAAATACATTAGTTACAAGTTAGAACAGTAATGTTTCATTCTCCAGCCATACAAGCATTTTGGGTCGCCCACTGTCGGTCCCTCTTAATCAGTCGTAAACTAATTTTGTAATTTACTACTGGCTTTGGCAATGAACTTTGCCGCACTTTCTTTTACGCATGGTGAAAACTCATTTCCAGTGCTATTAATGATACGTATTTTGTAAGTCCGTTATCTCCCAAAGGAGTCGTGACTATTTTAATTTTCTGAAATTTGATTCATCTTGGCTCATATTATGCTCTTTAGTTTCCAGTGACATCCAGCAATCAACTTCATAGGTTAGCTATACATTATTATTATTGTTCATAAACTGAGTGTTTAGTGTTCTTCTGCTATGTGCAGGTCAAATTTGTGATTGATGGTGATTTCATGCCTATCCTAGAGAGTAGCATAAGAAATGCCATAAGAGAGAATTATTCCCGTGGGAAATTTTGGCCTGAACTTACCTTTACGCAAGTAAGTGGGAACCAGTGTTTATTTATGTTTTGTACACTTGAGGAGAGGTGAAACGAACTGTGCTGAATCTTTCTTAACTCCTGTACAAAGAGGTTCTAACTTCAGGCAGTCTGCCAGATGAACACTCATTTTCGCTTATGTATGGTCTTTTGCATACAGCAAAGTATCAAATTAGTCAATTCACATCTTGCTGTGCCTAGTTTGAACTTTGAACAGTAGTTTCCACCCTTACTTCAGTACTTGCTGTTACGGTGTAAAGTGTAAACACATGTAGAAGCAAGTCGAGATTGATAGGGATTATTATGTAATCTGTATTCACTATGGTTTAACTTTGAAGAACTGAACTTATCTTTGCAATGCGTTTATCCTCCCATCTTTCTGTTCTGTCTTAATTTTATCAGTCCTTAGCTGTGAACTATATCATGCATTTACCTGCACTGAATTTTCAATGTTTTTGGTAATTCTGTTGTAGGTTGAGAAACTGAGAGCATTGTTCCGTCCAGTTACTTCACTGCCAGTGCCAGAGGCACCACCCCTGCATTATGTTGACAACAGGCATCCCGCTCAATCTGCTGCTTTTCTGCCTCCTTCAGCTTCATACCCAACACAGCCAACTTCTTATGTGCATCACCCAAGCACTTTTGCTCCTACTCCAGCTGCTCATCTGGTGCCAAATCAACCTTACCCACGCCCAGATTCTCACCTTCCTGTGACTGCTCAATACACAACACCTGCTTACTATGCGACCCCAACTGCGTATCCGTATCAAGCAGGTTATCAAGCATATGGTCCACCTCCTGCCACCTACCACTACGCCCAAGCGCCTCCTTTGCAATATCACTATG
Protein-coding sequences here:
- the LOC125511204 gene encoding uncharacterized protein LOC125511204; its protein translation is MATDASPPPPRKSPGPQPAADPPEGASPLPAGYIFMCSGETRPECFRYRVLGLPRGRLDAVSRIRRGAALFLYDFHAKHLYGPYRADSDGGLALEPAAFQGRYPAQVKFVIDGDFMPILESSIRNAIRENYSRGKFWPELTFTQVEKLRALFRPVTSLPVPEAPPLHYVDNRHPAQSAAFLPPSASYPTQPTSYVHHPSTFAPTPAAHLVPNQPYPRPDSHLPVTAQYTTPAYYATPTAYPYQAGYQAYGPPPATYHYAQAPPLQYHYAQAQHPVPEHVTDPAYSSDPYYAANRNDPYRYDAVKSHYQETTSGRAAYGAPPHEAAATNLQLVRHHGYAPGSEGAAGGTPQRSAEGAAPAIDDDNWPPAPATTQAVPSVHGVAAAPAYL